A single window of Meiothermus sp. DNA harbors:
- a CDS encoding pitrilysin family protein — MRALWMLLVGFSLALAQGLGVPTDWPDPFKMQFQRLQPAAIQPTRVQLSNGLTVLLIEDRSLPFVTGRIYLRAGSIYEPADKVGMSSIFSSVMRTGGAGNRSADQIDETLETLAATVSVSTDNLFTSVAFNTLTENLDQVLEIWADVLIRPRFAQERLELEKGRALEAIRRRNDQPTQIAVREFVRRINEGHPAGRISSAASVQSITQADLQAFHQRFFKPNVAVLAITGDFSTQEMVARLERVLGDWQRGEVSLPSFTPPSPKPGIYFVQKETNQSVIYMGNPTVTAYAPGYSELDLASRVLGDGFNSRLFLEVRTKRGLAYATGGAQTQGFGWPGFFYGASISRVEKTAEVIELMLSQFRDLRERPVSQEELELFRNNILNAEVFRFTSRQAVAERIARTQMLGLPPDYYEQYVRQIQAATPADLQRVMQQYVRPEQFVIVVVGDQRQFDKPLSSLGNVIEVPLE, encoded by the coding sequence ATGAGAGCTTTGTGGATGCTCTTGGTGGGGTTTTCGCTGGCCCTGGCCCAGGGCCTGGGGGTGCCCACCGACTGGCCCGATCCCTTCAAGATGCAGTTCCAGCGCTTGCAGCCTGCGGCTATCCAGCCCACCCGCGTACAGCTTTCCAACGGCCTGACAGTGCTGCTAATCGAAGACCGCAGCCTGCCTTTCGTGACGGGGCGCATCTACCTGCGGGCCGGCTCGATCTATGAACCCGCTGATAAGGTGGGCATGAGCAGCATCTTCTCCAGCGTGATGCGAACCGGCGGCGCGGGCAACCGCAGCGCCGACCAGATTGACGAGACCCTGGAAACCCTGGCCGCTACGGTAAGCGTCAGTACCGACAACCTCTTTACCTCGGTAGCCTTCAACACCCTGACCGAAAATCTGGATCAGGTGCTGGAAATTTGGGCCGATGTGCTGATCCGCCCCCGCTTTGCCCAGGAGCGGCTCGAGCTGGAAAAAGGCCGGGCCCTGGAGGCCATCCGCCGCCGCAACGACCAGCCTACCCAGATTGCCGTGCGTGAGTTTGTGCGGCGCATCAACGAAGGCCACCCTGCCGGACGCATCAGCAGCGCTGCCTCGGTGCAGTCCATCACCCAGGCCGACCTGCAGGCCTTCCACCAGCGCTTTTTCAAGCCCAACGTGGCGGTGCTGGCCATTACCGGCGACTTCAGCACCCAGGAGATGGTAGCCCGCCTCGAGCGCGTGCTAGGGGATTGGCAGCGCGGCGAGGTCAGCCTGCCTAGCTTTACTCCCCCCAGTCCCAAGCCCGGCATCTACTTCGTGCAGAAGGAGACCAACCAGAGCGTCATTTACATGGGAAACCCCACCGTGACCGCGTATGCGCCGGGCTACAGCGAGCTGGATCTAGCGAGCCGGGTGCTAGGGGATGGTTTCAACAGCCGGCTCTTCCTGGAAGTGCGCACCAAGCGGGGCTTGGCCTACGCCACGGGCGGGGCCCAGACCCAGGGCTTCGGCTGGCCGGGCTTCTTCTACGGGGCTTCTATTTCCAGAGTAGAGAAAACTGCCGAGGTGATCGAGCTAATGTTGTCGCAGTTCCGCGACTTGCGCGAGCGCCCGGTGAGCCAGGAGGAGCTCGAGCTCTTCCGCAACAACATCCTGAACGCCGAGGTCTTCCGCTTCACCTCGCGCCAGGCCGTGGCCGAGCGCATCGCCCGCACCCAGATGCTGGGCCTGCCGCCCGACTACTACGAGCAGTACGTGCGCCAAATTCAGGCCGCCACCCCCGCCGATCTGCAACGGGTGATGCAGCAGTACGTGCGCCCGGAGCAGTTTGTGATTGTGGTGGTGGGCGACCAGCGCCAGTTCGACAAGCCGCTCTCGAGCCTTGGCAACGTGATCGAGGTGCCGCTCGAGTAA
- a CDS encoding restriction endonuclease has translation MGRSFNYYVRQLAREARRAEAAKKHQLREAERKRKAKEREERAQIAELKRLAKESEKAKKELEKLQKQMYLESRLQEVEEKNLELSARIESYKNLLADTLHKDDAISFESLKPSKKFPPFDPPRELREPLVAPKEDDYFSALKPPTGLARLVPGAVRRYEDALNKARDRYQQAVEEYKLKEQSRLKRLEELRVEYDKKRQAFLEEVAAKHSEIDEFEKRYRSGEVEAVITYNSMVLERSEYPEEFPHQYRVAYVPESKELVVELDLPAPDVIPRELEFKYNKSKDSIDFKLRKDSEIKSLYQEIVSSLALRTIHEVLEADQENHIHVVTFNGFVDTVDLASGNSIRPCIISVRTTREEFLRINLSRVDKTACLRSLKAQISPQASEMIPVKPVVEFNMVDKRFIEQDNILAGLDSRPNLMDLRPAEFENLVSNLFQQMGLESKLTRTSRDGGVDVVAFDVRPVIGGKVVIQAKRYKNTVGVSAVRDLYGTMLNEGANKGILVTTSGYGTDAYEFAKDKPIELIDGGGLLYLLDQIGVKAKIVIPSV, from the coding sequence ATGGGCCGTTCATTCAACTACTACGTTCGCCAACTAGCTCGAGAAGCAAGAAGAGCTGAGGCGGCCAAAAAGCATCAGCTTAGGGAAGCTGAACGGAAAAGGAAAGCAAAGGAGCGTGAAGAGCGCGCTCAGATTGCTGAGCTCAAACGTCTTGCCAAAGAATCAGAAAAGGCTAAAAAGGAGTTGGAGAAGCTCCAAAAGCAAATGTATCTTGAATCCAGATTACAAGAAGTAGAAGAAAAGAATCTGGAATTAAGTGCAAGAATTGAAAGCTATAAAAATTTGCTTGCAGACACCTTACACAAGGATGATGCTATAAGTTTCGAGTCGTTAAAACCAAGCAAAAAATTTCCTCCCTTTGATCCACCAAGGGAACTAAGAGAACCGCTAGTTGCACCAAAAGAAGACGATTATTTCAGCGCATTAAAGCCACCAACCGGCTTAGCTAGGCTTGTTCCTGGAGCAGTAAGACGCTACGAGGATGCTCTTAATAAAGCAAGAGATAGGTACCAGCAGGCAGTTGAGGAGTACAAGCTCAAGGAACAATCTCGACTGAAAAGGTTGGAAGAACTTAGGGTTGAATATGATAAGAAGAGGCAAGCTTTTCTTGAAGAAGTTGCTGCCAAGCATTCTGAAATAGATGAATTCGAAAAACGTTATCGCTCAGGAGAAGTTGAGGCTGTAATTACCTATAACTCGATGGTGTTGGAGCGCTCTGAGTACCCTGAGGAGTTTCCACATCAATACCGAGTTGCCTATGTTCCCGAATCTAAAGAACTCGTAGTAGAGCTGGATCTGCCTGCTCCGGATGTAATTCCTAGGGAACTTGAATTCAAATACAACAAATCAAAAGACTCCATCGATTTCAAGCTGAGGAAGGACAGTGAAATAAAGAGTTTGTATCAGGAAATTGTTTCATCTCTGGCTCTTAGGACTATTCACGAAGTCTTAGAAGCAGATCAGGAAAACCATATTCATGTAGTCACATTTAATGGTTTTGTTGATACGGTTGACCTTGCAAGTGGAAATAGCATCAGGCCTTGCATTATTTCGGTTCGGACAACGCGTGAAGAATTTTTACGTATTAATCTCAGCCGTGTAGATAAGACTGCTTGTCTACGTAGCCTAAAGGCCCAGATATCACCTCAGGCGAGCGAGATGATACCTGTAAAACCAGTAGTTGAGTTCAACATGGTGGATAAAAGATTCATTGAGCAAGATAACATTTTGGCGGGTTTGGATAGTAGGCCTAACTTGATGGATTTACGTCCTGCTGAATTTGAAAACTTGGTAAGTAATCTATTTCAGCAGATGGGCTTGGAGTCCAAGCTAACACGTACATCCAGGGATGGTGGTGTTGATGTAGTTGCTTTTGATGTTCGCCCTGTAATTGGAGGAAAAGTTGTGATTCAGGCTAAGAGGTACAAGAACACTGTAGGCGTATCAGCAGTTAGGGATTTGTACGGTACTATGCTCAACGAAGGTGCCAACAAAGGGATTTTGGTTACTACTAGCGGTTATGGCACGGACGCCTATGAGTTTGCCAAAGATAAACCAATTGAACTTATTGACGGTGGAGGATTGCTGTATTTGCTTGACCAGATTGGTGTGAAGGCCAAAATTGTAATTCCATCCGTTTAG
- a CDS encoding cytochrome-c peroxidase yields the protein MRRGLLGWAGLLLLGAGLLAFYFWPRPKPATTPPEPPPAAHQASPRILFAERTVPVPDDNPQTPAKVTLGRQLFYDPRLSKDGQVACASCHRPQFAFSDGGKPVSAGIFGRQGSRNAPSLTNVGFRRHLFWEGRSPRLELQAVGPLTAHDEMGMEPEELAQRLRAIPEYARAFQEVFGEPPSLKSVTYAIAAFERTLLSYNSPFDRYQAGDDKAMSAAALRGMELFFSEKGDCFHCHVGPDFTDDEPRNTALYTVYKDIGLARATDKDEDVGKFKTPTLRNVALTAPYMHDGSIQTLHEVVQHYNQGGQPNLNADALVRPLGLTDAEVDDLVAFLKSLTDESFTTNPAFLPPR from the coding sequence GCCACCACCCCCCCCGAACCCCCGCCCGCCGCCCACCAGGCCAGCCCCCGCATTCTTTTTGCCGAGCGAACAGTGCCGGTGCCCGACGACAACCCCCAGACCCCCGCCAAGGTGACGCTCGGGCGGCAGCTCTTCTACGACCCCCGGCTTTCCAAGGACGGCCAGGTGGCCTGCGCAAGCTGCCACCGGCCCCAGTTTGCTTTTAGCGACGGGGGTAAGCCCGTTAGTGCGGGCATCTTTGGCCGCCAGGGCAGCCGCAACGCGCCCTCCCTAACCAACGTGGGCTTTCGCCGGCACCTGTTCTGGGAGGGTCGCTCGCCCCGGCTCGAGCTCCAGGCGGTAGGCCCCCTTACCGCCCACGACGAGATGGGCATGGAACCCGAGGAACTGGCCCAGCGGCTAAGGGCCATTCCCGAGTACGCCAGGGCCTTTCAGGAGGTTTTTGGCGAACCCCCGTCCCTCAAGTCTGTAACCTATGCCATTGCCGCCTTCGAGCGCACCCTGCTCTCCTACAACAGCCCCTTCGACCGCTACCAGGCCGGCGACGACAAAGCCATGTCCGCGGCGGCCCTGCGGGGCATGGAGCTTTTCTTCAGCGAGAAAGGCGACTGCTTCCACTGCCATGTGGGCCCCGACTTTACCGACGACGAGCCCCGCAACACCGCGCTGTACACGGTATATAAGGACATCGGCCTGGCCCGTGCTACCGACAAGGACGAAGACGTGGGCAAGTTCAAAACCCCCACCCTGCGCAACGTGGCCCTTACCGCCCCCTACATGCACGACGGCTCCATCCAAACCCTGCACGAAGTGGTGCAGCACTACAACCAGGGCGGGCAACCCAACCTCAACGCCGACGCCCTCGTCAGGCCCTTGGGTTTGACCGATGCGGAGGTAGACGATCTGGTCGCCTTTTTGAAGTCTCTAACCGATGAAAGCTTTACCACCAACCCGGCCTTCTTGCCGCCACGATAG
- a CDS encoding pitrilysin family protein, with amino-acid sequence MRLKVLWLVLLLLLPGALAQQLREQIRKYTLDNGLRVLMVPDKTAPVIHFNLMFDVGGVDEAPGLGGIAHMVEHMAFKGTPSIGSLDWAKEKAALEAIDKARADLDRALANRASQEEVQRLTALFNQAREEAKKLALPNAIDQLFTNNGEQGLNASTGYDRTDYRVSLPSNRLELYLRVYADVMLNAVFRSFYEEADVVLEERRQRSENDPNGALSEAFLRTAFQVHPYGRPLIGSREEIQGYRVDKALEFWKTHYHPNRAVLVLVGDVEPERDIQLVRRYMGTVPRGPARPNLNIPAEPPQTAERRVSIEYNAQPSLLMGFHKPTYPNREAYVMDMIDSILTEGRTSRLFRRLVIQEQAALNVSSSSSSPGFRYPNMFTISAQPRAPRTTADLERLIYEELERLKNEPVTAQELQRVRNQTRAAYLRVLQGGPGLAQTLAFYELFFGGYQRIFEEEAIYNTITPEEIQQAARKYFTPENRTVATLITKGGSR; translated from the coding sequence GTGAGACTGAAAGTTTTGTGGTTGGTGCTGCTCCTGCTGTTGCCGGGGGCGCTGGCCCAGCAGCTCCGCGAGCAGATTCGCAAATACACACTGGACAACGGCCTGCGGGTCTTGATGGTGCCGGACAAGACTGCCCCGGTAATCCACTTCAACCTGATGTTTGATGTGGGGGGGGTGGACGAAGCGCCGGGGCTGGGGGGGATTGCCCACATGGTCGAGCATATGGCCTTCAAGGGCACCCCCAGCATCGGCAGCCTGGACTGGGCCAAGGAGAAAGCCGCCCTCGAGGCCATTGACAAAGCCAGGGCCGACCTCGACCGGGCCCTTGCCAACCGCGCTTCGCAGGAAGAGGTGCAGCGCCTTACGGCTCTTTTCAACCAGGCCCGCGAAGAAGCCAAGAAACTGGCCCTGCCCAACGCCATCGACCAGCTCTTTACCAACAACGGCGAACAGGGCCTGAACGCCTCCACCGGCTACGACCGCACCGACTACCGGGTTTCGCTGCCTTCTAACCGGCTCGAGCTGTACTTGCGGGTCTATGCCGACGTGATGCTGAATGCGGTTTTCCGCAGCTTCTACGAAGAGGCCGATGTGGTGTTGGAAGAACGTCGCCAGCGCAGCGAGAACGACCCCAACGGGGCTTTGAGCGAGGCTTTCTTGCGAACCGCTTTCCAGGTGCATCCCTACGGGCGGCCCCTGATTGGCAGCCGGGAGGAAATTCAGGGCTACCGGGTAGACAAAGCCCTGGAGTTCTGGAAGACCCACTACCACCCCAACCGGGCGGTGCTGGTGCTGGTAGGGGATGTGGAGCCCGAGCGGGACATTCAGCTCGTGCGCCGCTATATGGGTACGGTTCCCAGGGGCCCTGCGCGTCCTAACCTGAACATTCCCGCCGAGCCGCCCCAGACCGCCGAGCGGCGGGTAAGCATCGAGTACAACGCCCAGCCCAGCCTGCTGATGGGCTTCCACAAGCCCACCTACCCCAACCGCGAAGCTTACGTGATGGACATGATTGATTCCATCCTGACCGAGGGGCGTACCAGCCGCCTCTTCCGCCGCCTGGTGATTCAGGAGCAAGCAGCGCTCAATGTGAGCTCGAGCTCGTCCTCGCCGGGCTTTCGCTATCCCAACATGTTCACCATCTCGGCCCAGCCCCGTGCTCCGCGCACTACCGCGGATTTGGAGCGTCTCATCTACGAAGAGCTCGAGCGCCTCAAGAACGAGCCGGTCACGGCCCAAGAATTGCAGCGGGTGCGCAACCAGACCCGCGCGGCCTACCTGCGGGTGCTTCAGGGCGGCCCCGGCCTGGCCCAGACCTTGGCCTTTTATGAGCTGTTCTTTGGGGGCTACCAGCGTATCTTCGAGGAAGAAGCCATCTACAACACCATCACGCCTGAGGAAATCCAGCAGGCCGCGCGCAAATACTTCACTCCAGAGAACCGAACCGTGGCCACGCTAATAACCAAAGGAGGCAGCCGATGA